A DNA window from Corallococcus soli contains the following coding sequences:
- a CDS encoding M1 family aminopeptidase, with the protein MNPSRLARVARTEWRHQMRRPLFWVLLVLLVLVTWGVSSGSVTIASGSSEVGGKKAWLTSEFAVAQTVLLLTFLLFTFFVSVGAGMSVISDDEARVQPLLHTTPLTPAEYVWGKFLAVLGAYVLALGALMGLLVFFHHVVPAGESAEFRGPFALRHYVLPALAFGLPLLVFMAGAAFAVGERTRRAVPVYFLPVGLFFLCAFFLWEWSPGGLDPRVNRLLMAVDPAGFRWLTETWIKVDRGVDFYNTQPVGLDALFVASRCVFMGLGLGAVAWSERHFRRVLRGEVRVRPSRAVRNRLVEPPPAQVALSHAEAPLSALGMGVRPPGFWAGLATVARAEARGLLSQPGLVLFLPLLLVQLVSQAATAVGPFDTELLLVPGRFAVRSMNAASVLVCLLLMFYGVESLERERASGFSPIHDALPVRTLSVLLGKALANGLVAVVLLGLMGLAGTLVQVSQGTVPLSLTPYAVVWGLLLLPTFVLGTAFILAARAVTGGRFGTYALALGALGLTGFLAVRDDLTWVTNWPLWDAVRWTDLGAFQVDRAALVLNRVAALGVAGFFIALAVRLDGRRARDAVTTLEALRPSGLARGAWRLAPYLVVPVVALGWLGVLVGQGHQGAAAKKRAKQYWQKNLATWKDAPQPMLADVDLDVDLEPAAGAFRMKGTYTLVNWQDAPLARFALSGGDAWTDVRWTLEGRDVTPEDRAGLYVFTPSAPLKPGDLVKVGFQYQGRVPDGVSRAGGALKEFILPSGVVLTSEEATFAPVVGYQEERGVEPRENRYEPRVYPDDFHEGRTEAAWGSGLPFPFRIRLSGPEAYTLNSVGVRESDTVKDGRRTTVWRSDHPVSFFNVIAGRWTRVDAGGTSVFHHPEHVYNVKEMSRGLEASRRYYSEWFHPFPWKELKLSEFAGLDDSAQGFPTDITFSESIGFLTRTTPESNAVLLVTAHEAAHQWWGNLLIPGKGPGGNVLSEGLSHYSALKLIEQLDGPRAREQNARRMEERYAKDRRVDGEQPLVKLDGSREGDTVVLYEKGGWTFWMLEDLMGRPAMHAGLQAFLQRYMNNEDHPVLQDFLAVMRPFAPDAAAFDAFTRQAFFQVVVPEYRVTGATVTKEGAQWVTTATVTNVGSGRVPVEVAVVKGQRPASAVARTAPTPDFHEARVRVDPLAREGARVTVRSDFAPERLVVDPDVRVLQLRREQALAPLTAP; encoded by the coding sequence ATGAACCCGTCCAGGCTGGCCCGCGTGGCGCGCACGGAGTGGCGCCACCAGATGCGGCGCCCGCTGTTCTGGGTGCTGCTGGTGCTGCTGGTGCTCGTGACGTGGGGCGTGTCGTCCGGCAGCGTCACCATCGCATCGGGCAGCTCGGAGGTGGGCGGCAAGAAGGCGTGGCTGACGAGCGAGTTCGCCGTCGCGCAGACGGTCCTGCTCCTCACCTTCCTGCTGTTCACCTTCTTCGTGTCGGTGGGCGCGGGCATGTCGGTCATCTCCGACGACGAGGCCCGGGTGCAGCCGCTCCTGCACACCACGCCGTTGACGCCCGCCGAGTACGTGTGGGGCAAGTTCCTCGCGGTGCTGGGCGCGTACGTGCTGGCGCTCGGGGCGCTGATGGGGCTGCTCGTCTTCTTCCACCACGTCGTGCCCGCGGGCGAGTCCGCGGAGTTCCGGGGGCCCTTCGCCCTGCGCCACTACGTGCTCCCCGCGCTGGCGTTCGGCCTGCCGCTGCTCGTCTTCATGGCGGGGGCCGCCTTCGCCGTGGGCGAGCGCACGCGCCGCGCGGTGCCGGTGTACTTCCTGCCGGTGGGCCTGTTCTTCCTCTGCGCCTTCTTCCTGTGGGAGTGGTCCCCCGGCGGGTTGGATCCGCGCGTGAACCGGCTCCTGATGGCGGTGGATCCGGCCGGCTTCCGCTGGCTCACGGAGACGTGGATCAAGGTGGACCGGGGCGTGGACTTCTACAACACGCAGCCGGTGGGACTGGACGCGCTCTTCGTCGCCAGCCGGTGCGTGTTCATGGGCCTGGGCCTGGGCGCGGTGGCGTGGAGCGAGCGCCACTTCCGCCGCGTGCTCCGGGGCGAGGTGCGGGTGCGGCCCTCGCGCGCCGTCCGGAACCGCCTGGTCGAGCCGCCCCCCGCGCAGGTGGCGCTGTCGCACGCGGAGGCCCCGCTGTCCGCGCTGGGCATGGGCGTGAGGCCGCCGGGCTTCTGGGCCGGGCTGGCGACGGTGGCGCGGGCGGAGGCACGGGGCCTGCTGTCGCAGCCGGGGCTCGTCCTGTTCCTGCCGCTGCTGCTGGTGCAGCTGGTGTCCCAGGCCGCCACTGCGGTGGGCCCCTTCGACACGGAGCTGTTGCTGGTGCCGGGGCGCTTCGCGGTGCGCTCGATGAACGCGGCGTCGGTGCTCGTGTGTCTGTTGTTGATGTTCTACGGGGTGGAGTCGCTGGAGCGGGAGCGGGCGAGCGGCTTCTCGCCCATCCACGACGCGCTGCCGGTGCGGACCCTGTCGGTGCTCCTGGGCAAGGCGCTGGCGAACGGGCTCGTCGCGGTGGTGCTGCTGGGCCTCATGGGGCTCGCCGGCACGCTGGTGCAGGTGTCGCAGGGCACCGTGCCCCTGTCGCTGACGCCCTACGCCGTCGTGTGGGGCCTCTTGCTGCTGCCCACGTTCGTCCTGGGGACGGCCTTCATCCTGGCCGCGCGCGCGGTGACGGGGGGCCGCTTCGGCACGTACGCGCTCGCGCTGGGCGCGCTGGGCCTCACGGGCTTCCTGGCCGTGCGCGACGACCTCACCTGGGTGACGAACTGGCCGCTGTGGGACGCGGTGCGGTGGACCGACCTGGGCGCCTTCCAGGTGGACCGCGCCGCGCTGGTGCTCAACCGGGTGGCGGCGCTGGGCGTGGCGGGCTTCTTCATCGCGCTGGCGGTGCGCCTGGACGGCCGGCGCGCGCGGGACGCCGTGACGACGCTGGAGGCGCTGCGGCCCTCGGGGCTCGCGCGGGGCGCGTGGCGGCTGGCGCCGTACCTGGTGGTGCCCGTGGTGGCGCTGGGGTGGCTGGGCGTGCTCGTGGGGCAGGGCCACCAGGGGGCGGCGGCGAAGAAGCGCGCGAAGCAGTACTGGCAGAAGAACCTGGCGACGTGGAAGGACGCGCCGCAGCCCATGCTGGCGGACGTGGACCTGGACGTGGACCTGGAGCCCGCGGCGGGGGCCTTCCGCATGAAGGGCACGTACACGCTGGTGAACTGGCAGGACGCGCCGCTCGCGCGCTTCGCCCTCAGCGGGGGCGATGCGTGGACGGACGTGCGCTGGACGCTGGAGGGCCGGGACGTGACGCCGGAGGACCGCGCCGGCCTGTATGTCTTCACGCCGTCCGCGCCGCTGAAGCCGGGAGACTTGGTGAAGGTGGGCTTCCAGTACCAGGGCCGCGTGCCGGACGGCGTGTCCCGCGCGGGCGGCGCGCTCAAGGAGTTCATCCTGCCCTCGGGCGTGGTGCTCACGAGCGAGGAGGCCACGTTCGCGCCGGTGGTGGGCTACCAGGAGGAGCGGGGCGTGGAGCCCCGGGAGAACCGCTACGAGCCGCGCGTGTACCCGGATGACTTCCACGAGGGGCGCACGGAGGCCGCCTGGGGCAGCGGCCTGCCGTTCCCCTTCCGGATCCGCCTCTCCGGACCGGAGGCCTACACGCTCAACTCCGTGGGCGTGCGGGAGAGCGACACGGTGAAGGACGGGCGCCGCACCACGGTGTGGCGGAGCGACCACCCGGTGAGCTTCTTCAACGTCATCGCGGGGCGGTGGACGCGGGTGGATGCCGGAGGCACGTCGGTGTTCCACCACCCGGAGCATGTCTACAACGTGAAGGAGATGTCGCGGGGGCTGGAGGCCTCGCGCCGGTACTACTCGGAGTGGTTCCACCCGTTCCCGTGGAAGGAGCTGAAGCTGTCGGAGTTCGCCGGCCTGGACGACTCCGCGCAGGGCTTCCCCACGGACATCACGTTCTCGGAGTCCATCGGGTTCCTCACGCGCACGACGCCGGAGTCGAACGCGGTGCTGCTCGTCACCGCGCACGAGGCCGCGCACCAGTGGTGGGGCAACCTGCTCATCCCCGGCAAGGGGCCGGGAGGCAACGTGCTGTCGGAGGGGCTGTCGCACTACTCGGCGCTGAAGCTCATCGAACAGTTGGACGGGCCGCGGGCGCGCGAGCAGAACGCGCGGCGGATGGAGGAGCGCTACGCGAAGGACCGGCGCGTGGACGGAGAGCAGCCGCTGGTGAAGCTGGACGGCTCGCGCGAGGGCGACACCGTGGTCCTCTACGAGAAGGGCGGCTGGACGTTCTGGATGCTGGAGGACCTGATGGGCCGGCCCGCGATGCACGCGGGGCTCCAGGCCTTCCTCCAGCGCTACATGAACAACGAGGACCACCCGGTGCTGCAGGACTTCCTCGCGGTGATGCGCCCCTTCGCGCCGGACGCGGCGGCCTTCGACGCGTTCACCCGCCAGGCCTTCTTCCAGGTGGTGGTGCCCGAGTACCGCGTCACCGGGGCGACGGTGACGAAGGAGGGCGCGCAGTGGGTCACCACGGCGACGGTGACGAACGTGGGCAGCGGCCGCGTGCCAGTGGAGGTGGCGGTGGTGAAGGGCCAGCGTCCCGCTTCGGCCGTGGCGCGGACGGCACCGACCCCTGACTTCCACGAAGCGCGGGTGCGGGTGGACCCGCTCGCGAGGGAGGGAGCGCGGGTGACGGTGCGCTCGGACTTCGCGCCGGAGCGGCTGGTGGTGGATCCGGACGTGCGCGTGCTCCAGCTCCGCCGCGAACAGGCCCTGGCCCCGCTCACGGCGCCGTGA
- a CDS encoding VOC family protein has translation MSTTTIPAEQQAEQHHRIDYIEFPARDTVEAKRFYGDVFGWSFEDYGPAYTSFKDGRLNGGFDASLPAGKGGVLVVLYSKDLEATHAKVLAAGGRIVKDTFSFPGGKRFHFADPTGNELAVWTEP, from the coding sequence ATGTCCACGACCACGATCCCCGCAGAACAGCAGGCCGAGCAGCACCACCGCATCGACTACATCGAGTTCCCCGCCCGGGACACCGTGGAGGCGAAGCGCTTCTACGGCGACGTCTTCGGCTGGAGCTTCGAGGACTACGGCCCGGCCTACACGAGCTTCAAGGACGGCCGGCTGAATGGCGGCTTTGATGCGTCACTGCCGGCGGGCAAGGGCGGCGTGCTCGTCGTCCTGTACTCCAAGGACCTGGAGGCGACGCACGCGAAGGTGCTCGCGGCGGGAGGGCGCATCGTGAAGGACACGTTTTCCTTCCCCGGAGGCAAGCGCTTCCACTTCGCGGACCCCACGGGCAACGAGCTGGCGGTGTGGACCGAGCCGTGA
- a CDS encoding carboxypeptidase regulatory-like domain-containing protein — protein MRPMRLSPSVLLLGLALTLAACKGSEEPSTPQPTTTARLTGKVALEGAASPEGILVALTGTTLNASTDAQGAFLLEAVPPGTHELTAARQGYTTVRQTVSVSAGESAALSLTLKVARGRLSGVITLEGASTSAGIAVTLTNTTVAATTSAQGRFTLENLPLGTYELVATKDGYTPLRVSVEVQEGNAQSVTQVLARLRGQVVGQVLLEGRANPEGLQVSLEGRSERATTDAQGRFTLENLAPGTYTLQAEKELYATARQPVEVKSAEATSLTLTLARLKGELRGTVLRDDVGPQDNGGITVTLALPGSPLSTSTNDTGGFVFTGVPTGTYEVQARRDAYLEDRQSVTLLANQSTSTQLTLARLRGRIEGQVLLSDGADASGLTVSLSGTNTRATTDAQGRFMLEGIPTGTYALATRKEHHSPLTQSVEVTANSTATPTLLLTRLQPPTLTAVSERGVQGGRLTLTGDNLDYSWDTFRVTVGGVAATEILSRTNTRVVVRLPHAVPPGMREVVMTTEDPARTFSAQLRVVAPTTLTSGTSWALGIKPDGTLAYSSAFSSEPVQDIPERARTGILSVSGGEQDALALREDGSVVAWGRNSSAQGNVPEGLTGVIAISSGLSFNVALKDDGTVTAWGANGSGQSTVPAGLTDVIAINSGASHTLALKADGTVTAWGANGFGQSTVPAGLTGVVQVAAGRYLSAALKTDGSLVQWGFIPQDNPLPPGLSGVTALALSRSGDNYGLAVTSATRVIAWGDVNDVLGTGVPPPNQNNVVALVTGPGFADMALHGDGTVTAWGLSANILDLPAGLVLRVPAR, from the coding sequence ATGCGTCCGATGCGCCTGTCGCCGTCTGTCTTGTTGTTGGGCCTCGCCCTCACCCTCGCGGCCTGCAAGGGGTCGGAAGAGCCATCCACGCCCCAGCCCACCACCACCGCCCGGCTCACGGGCAAGGTCGCGCTGGAGGGCGCCGCGTCCCCCGAGGGCATCCTCGTGGCGCTGACGGGCACCACGCTGAACGCCAGCACGGACGCCCAGGGCGCGTTCCTGCTGGAGGCGGTCCCGCCCGGCACCCATGAGCTCACCGCGGCCAGGCAGGGCTACACGACGGTGCGCCAGACGGTGTCCGTGAGCGCCGGAGAGTCCGCGGCCCTGTCACTGACGCTGAAGGTCGCCCGGGGCCGCTTGAGCGGCGTCATCACCCTGGAGGGCGCCAGCACCTCCGCCGGCATCGCGGTGACCCTCACGAACACGACCGTGGCCGCCACCACCAGTGCCCAGGGGCGCTTCACCCTGGAGAACCTGCCCCTGGGGACCTACGAGCTGGTCGCCACGAAGGACGGCTACACCCCGCTGCGTGTGTCCGTGGAGGTGCAGGAGGGCAACGCCCAGTCCGTGACCCAGGTGCTGGCCCGCCTCCGCGGCCAGGTGGTGGGCCAGGTGCTGCTGGAAGGCCGTGCGAACCCCGAAGGTCTCCAGGTGTCCCTGGAGGGCCGGAGCGAGCGCGCTACCACGGACGCGCAGGGCCGCTTCACCCTCGAGAACCTGGCGCCCGGGACGTACACGCTCCAGGCGGAGAAGGAGCTGTACGCGACGGCCCGCCAGCCGGTCGAGGTGAAGTCGGCGGAGGCCACGTCCCTCACCCTCACGCTGGCGCGACTGAAGGGCGAGCTGCGCGGCACCGTCCTGCGCGATGACGTCGGGCCCCAGGACAACGGCGGCATCACGGTGACCCTGGCGCTGCCGGGCTCCCCCCTGTCCACCAGCACCAACGACACGGGCGGCTTCGTCTTCACCGGGGTGCCCACGGGGACGTACGAAGTCCAGGCCCGGCGCGACGCCTACCTGGAGGACCGCCAGTCCGTCACCCTGCTGGCGAACCAGAGCACGTCCACCCAGCTGACGCTGGCGCGGCTGCGGGGCCGGATTGAAGGCCAGGTCCTGCTGTCGGACGGGGCCGACGCGTCGGGCCTCACCGTGTCACTGTCCGGCACGAACACGCGCGCCACCACGGACGCGCAGGGCCGCTTCATGCTGGAGGGCATTCCCACCGGCACCTACGCACTGGCGACGCGCAAGGAGCACCATTCGCCGCTGACGCAGTCGGTGGAGGTGACGGCGAACTCGACGGCCACCCCCACGCTGCTGCTCACGCGCCTTCAGCCCCCCACGCTCACCGCCGTCTCCGAGCGCGGCGTGCAGGGCGGCCGGCTGACCCTCACGGGCGACAACCTGGACTACTCGTGGGACACCTTCCGCGTGACGGTGGGGGGCGTGGCCGCGACGGAGATCCTCTCCCGGACGAACACGCGCGTCGTCGTGCGCCTGCCTCACGCCGTCCCACCGGGGATGCGCGAGGTGGTGATGACGACGGAAGACCCCGCCCGGACGTTCTCCGCGCAGCTGCGCGTGGTCGCGCCGACGACGCTGACCAGCGGCACCTCCTGGGCCCTTGGCATCAAGCCCGACGGCACCCTCGCCTACTCCTCCGCCTTCTCCAGTGAGCCGGTGCAGGACATCCCCGAGCGCGCCAGGACGGGCATCCTCAGCGTGTCCGGCGGGGAGCAGGACGCCCTGGCCCTGCGCGAGGACGGGAGTGTGGTGGCCTGGGGCCGCAACAGCAGCGCGCAGGGCAACGTGCCCGAGGGGCTCACGGGCGTCATCGCCATCAGCTCGGGGCTCAGCTTCAACGTGGCGCTCAAGGACGACGGCACGGTCACCGCATGGGGCGCCAATGGCTCCGGTCAGTCCACGGTGCCGGCGGGGCTCACGGACGTCATCGCCATCAACTCGGGCGCGAGTCACACGCTGGCGCTCAAGGCGGACGGGACGGTCACCGCATGGGGCGCCAATGGCTTCGGCCAGTCCACGGTGCCGGCGGGGCTCACGGGCGTCGTCCAGGTGGCCGCGGGGCGCTATCTGAGCGCGGCCCTCAAGACGGATGGGAGCCTGGTCCAGTGGGGCTTCATCCCGCAGGACAACCCCCTGCCGCCGGGCCTGAGCGGCGTGACGGCCCTCGCCCTGAGCCGGAGTGGGGACAACTACGGGCTGGCCGTCACGTCGGCCACGCGCGTCATCGCCTGGGGCGACGTGAACGACGTCCTGGGCACGGGCGTGCCTCCGCCGAATCAGAACAACGTGGTGGCCCTGGTCACGGGCCCGGGCTTCGCCGACATGGCGCTCCACGGCGACGGCACCGTCACCGCCTGGGGACTCAGCGCCAACATCCTGGACCTTCCGGCCGGACTGGTGCTGCGCGTCCCGGCGCGGTGA
- a CDS encoding response regulator, with protein MIANANATILHVNDTPASLYLGTYSLRQAGYHVLEAMTGGEALKVALEGRPDVVVLDVKLPDISGYEVCRLLKADPRTRETAVIHTSATFITAEKKVIGLRAGADVYLTQPFDPEELIATVNSVLRLRRVEREALANAARLEEADRKKDEFLAMLGHELRNPLASIALAVQMLGQKDSHGLSEADSRRRDIIERQVSHLRHLVDDLLDVSRITRGKYALRRGRLDLNTVLHHSLAAARPVMEERLLVLKEALPAEPCWVDGDRTRLEQVFTNLLDNAAKYSPEGSVITVGAHVDADHRVHVSVQDTGIGLPPGEQERIFELFAQLDTGLARSRGGLGIGLTLVRHLVEEHGGQVSVFSEGQGQGSTFTVTLPLLADAVRPEASVERVEAQKGEWRILLVDDNPDAREGLSEMLQMWGHTVVVAADGHEALTLATPGSYDVIILDIGLPGLSGYQVAEELRQRVASDAHLIALTGYGAPEDRVRSEEAGFDLHLVKPVELVEIGRVLAQLGPVKRGAHPRQRVRARSA; from the coding sequence GTGATCGCCAACGCCAACGCCACCATCCTCCACGTCAACGACACGCCGGCCAGCCTCTACCTGGGCACCTATTCGCTGCGCCAGGCCGGCTACCACGTGCTGGAGGCCATGACGGGCGGCGAGGCCCTGAAGGTCGCGCTCGAAGGGCGCCCCGACGTCGTCGTGCTCGACGTGAAGCTGCCGGACATCAGCGGCTACGAGGTGTGCCGCCTCCTCAAGGCGGACCCTCGCACCCGGGAGACCGCCGTCATCCACACCTCCGCGACGTTCATCACCGCGGAGAAGAAGGTCATCGGCCTGCGCGCGGGCGCGGACGTCTACCTGACCCAGCCCTTCGACCCCGAGGAGCTCATCGCCACCGTCAACAGCGTCCTGCGCCTGCGCCGCGTGGAGCGCGAGGCCCTGGCCAACGCGGCGCGCCTGGAAGAAGCCGACCGCAAGAAGGACGAATTCCTGGCGATGCTCGGCCATGAGCTGCGCAACCCCCTGGCCTCCATCGCCCTCGCGGTGCAGATGCTCGGACAGAAGGACTCCCACGGCCTGTCCGAAGCGGACTCGCGCCGCCGGGACATCATCGAGCGACAGGTGAGCCACCTGCGCCACCTGGTGGACGACCTGCTGGACGTCAGCCGCATCACCCGGGGCAAGTACGCCCTGCGCCGCGGTCGGCTGGACCTCAACACCGTCCTGCACCATTCGCTCGCCGCCGCCCGGCCGGTGATGGAGGAGCGGCTGCTCGTCCTGAAGGAGGCCCTGCCCGCGGAGCCCTGCTGGGTGGACGGAGACCGGACGCGGCTGGAGCAGGTCTTCACCAACCTGCTGGACAACGCCGCGAAGTATTCGCCCGAGGGCAGCGTCATCACCGTGGGCGCCCACGTGGACGCGGACCACCGCGTGCACGTGTCCGTGCAGGACACCGGCATCGGGCTGCCCCCGGGTGAGCAGGAGCGCATCTTCGAACTGTTCGCGCAGCTGGACACCGGGCTCGCGCGCAGCCGGGGCGGGCTGGGCATTGGCCTGACGCTGGTGCGCCACCTGGTGGAGGAGCACGGCGGTCAGGTGTCGGTGTTCAGCGAAGGGCAGGGACAGGGCAGCACGTTCACCGTCACGCTGCCCCTGCTCGCGGACGCCGTGCGGCCCGAGGCGAGCGTGGAGCGCGTGGAGGCGCAGAAGGGCGAGTGGCGCATCCTCCTGGTGGATGACAACCCCGACGCGCGCGAAGGCCTGAGCGAGATGCTCCAGATGTGGGGCCACACCGTCGTCGTCGCCGCGGACGGCCACGAGGCGCTCACCCTGGCGACTCCGGGCTCCTACGACGTCATCATCCTGGACATCGGGCTGCCGGGGCTGAGCGGCTACCAGGTGGCGGAGGAGCTGCGCCAGCGCGTGGCGTCCGACGCGCACCTCATCGCGCTCACCGGCTACGGGGCGCCGGAGGACCGGGTCCGCAGCGAGGAGGCGGGCTTCGACCTGCACCTCGTCAAGCCCGTGGAGCTGGTGGAGATTGGCCGCGTGCTCGCGCAGTTGGGCCCGGTGAAGCGCGGCGCGCACCCCCGTCAGCGGGTGCGCGCCAGGAGCGCGTGA
- a CDS encoding ABC transporter ATP-binding protein, with product MLSLRNLVKVYPGPVTALRGVDLDVPQGMFGLLGPNGAGKSTLMKILAGLLEPTSGEVTLDGLDLVRHPEALRPHLGYLPQEFGFYPYLSGQDMLRYLLELKGVTAPQGLKALCAQLLERVNLTFAAKRKVKEYSGGMRQRLGIAQALAGNPRLIIVDEPTAGLDPEERQRFYRLLAEIAHERTVLLSTHIVEDVAMLCPRFAVIRQGRVVAITRPSEAKAALHDTLYEGTVPPADMAAFQHAHRVTQAVLFEGRNRVRIHAPAGVPVPPGFERTPPTLEDAYLLLMKDAPGPEAQAPAPAPAVGA from the coding sequence ATGCTCAGCCTGCGCAATCTGGTGAAGGTGTACCCGGGGCCGGTGACGGCCCTTCGCGGCGTGGACCTGGACGTGCCCCAGGGGATGTTCGGGCTGCTGGGCCCCAACGGCGCGGGCAAGTCCACGCTGATGAAGATCCTCGCCGGCCTGCTGGAGCCCACCTCCGGTGAGGTGACGCTGGACGGCCTGGACCTGGTGCGCCACCCGGAGGCCCTGCGCCCCCACCTGGGCTACCTGCCGCAGGAGTTCGGCTTCTACCCGTACCTCTCCGGCCAGGACATGCTGCGCTACCTGCTGGAACTCAAGGGCGTCACCGCGCCCCAGGGCCTGAAGGCGCTGTGCGCGCAGCTGCTGGAGCGCGTGAACCTCACGTTCGCGGCGAAGCGCAAGGTGAAGGAGTACTCGGGCGGCATGCGGCAGCGGCTGGGCATCGCCCAGGCCCTGGCGGGCAATCCCAGGCTCATCATCGTGGATGAGCCCACCGCGGGCCTGGACCCGGAGGAGCGCCAGCGCTTCTACCGGCTGCTGGCGGAGATCGCCCATGAGCGCACGGTGCTCCTGTCCACGCACATCGTGGAGGACGTGGCCATGCTCTGCCCGCGCTTCGCCGTCATCCGCCAGGGCCGCGTGGTCGCCATCACCCGCCCCAGCGAGGCCAAGGCCGCCCTCCACGACACCCTCTACGAAGGCACCGTCCCCCCCGCCGACATGGCCGCCTTCCAGCACGCCCACCGCGTCACCCAGGCCGTGCTCTTCGAGGGCCGCAACCGCGTGCGCATCCACGCCCCGGCGGGCGTGCCCGTGCCCCCCGGCTTCGAGCGCACCCCGCCCACGCTGGAGGACGCCTACCTGCTCCTGATGAAGGACGCGCCCGGGCCCGAGGCGCAGGCCCCGGCTCCAGCTCCGGCGGTGGGCGCATGA
- a CDS encoding AraC family transcriptional regulator: MRYVEVLPCPALAPYVRCYWALEASGPQGAPHRVMPDGCLDILVDLSDGVRPRAVGAMRTAAVVSLTYPTSILAVRFRPGGARPFLGLPVQALTDAQVALEDLWPKSAREGWERLAEAGGLRARFALLERLLLERLPARAEDPGVAHAVALIEAARGRVAVRSLEQVMGVGARQVERRFLATVGLSPKVLCRIERLQHALALLQGPRAVEGAELALAAGYYDQAHQVREFRALAGLTPGAYARERAQAEVGFVQSPDAAGA; the protein is encoded by the coding sequence ATGCGCTACGTGGAGGTCCTCCCCTGTCCGGCGCTGGCGCCGTACGTCCGGTGCTACTGGGCGCTGGAGGCGTCAGGGCCCCAGGGGGCGCCGCACCGGGTGATGCCGGACGGGTGCCTGGACATCCTGGTGGACCTGTCGGACGGGGTGCGGCCCCGGGCGGTGGGCGCGATGCGGACGGCGGCGGTGGTGTCGTTGACGTACCCCACGTCCATCCTCGCGGTGCGCTTCCGGCCGGGCGGGGCGCGGCCCTTCCTGGGGCTGCCGGTGCAGGCGCTGACGGACGCGCAGGTGGCGCTGGAGGACCTCTGGCCGAAGTCCGCGCGCGAGGGGTGGGAGCGGCTGGCGGAGGCGGGCGGGCTGCGTGCGCGCTTCGCGTTGCTGGAGCGGTTGCTGCTGGAGCGGCTGCCAGCGCGGGCGGAGGACCCGGGGGTGGCGCACGCGGTGGCGCTCATCGAGGCGGCGAGGGGGCGGGTGGCGGTGCGTTCGCTGGAGCAGGTGATGGGGGTGGGGGCAAGGCAGGTGGAGCGGCGCTTCCTGGCGACGGTGGGCCTGTCGCCCAAGGTGCTGTGTCGCATCGAGCGGCTCCAGCACGCGCTGGCGTTGCTCCAGGGGCCGCGCGCGGTGGAGGGCGCGGAGCTGGCGTTGGCGGCGGGGTACTACGACCAGGCGCACCAGGTGCGGGAGTTCCGGGCGCTGGCGGGGTTGACGCCGGGGGCGTACGCGCGGGAGCGGGCGCAAGCGGAAGTCGGATTCGTACAATCCCCGGACGCGGCGGGTGCGTAA